A genomic stretch from Camelus dromedarius isolate mCamDro1 chromosome 10, mCamDro1.pat, whole genome shotgun sequence includes:
- the OMD gene encoding osteomodulin: MGFLSPLCVLVFFLGIEVYCQYESYQWDDDYEQEVDDVYQPEFPFHQNVDYGVPFHQPMSGCASECSCPLNFPSSMYCDNRKLRTIPNIPAYIQQVYLQFNEIEAVTSDSFVNATHLKEINLNHNKIKSQKIDHGVFAKLSNLLQLHLQHNNLEEFPTLLPKSLERILLGYNEISRVQTNAVDALVNLTMLDLCYNQIDDSTLQGRIFAKMENLMQLNLCNNRLESMPPGLPSSLMYLSLENNSISSIPEKYFNGLPKLHALRMSHNKLQDIPYNIFNLSNLIELNVGHNKLKQAFYIPRNLEHLYLENNEIENLNVTVMCPTVDLLYYHHLTYIRVDQNKLKEPVSSYIFLCFPHLHSIYYGEQRSADGQTIQLKTQVYRRFPDDSESEDHDDHHEGPGEEEIEENVDPHYYGSQEWQETI; encoded by the exons atgGGCTTTTTAAGTCCACTATGTGTCCTCGTCTTCTTCCTTGGAATTGAAGTATATTGCCAATATGAAAGTTATCAATGGGATGATGATTACGAGCAAGAAGTAGATGATGTCTACCAACCAGAATTCCCATTTCATCAAAATGTAGACTATGGAGTTCCATTTCATCAGCCTATGTCAGGCTGTGCCAGCGAATGCTCCTGTCCACTTAACTTTCCATCATCGATGTACTGTGACAATCGTAAACTCAGGACTATCCCAAATATTCCAGCGTACATTCAACAGGTCTATCTTCAGTTCAATGAAATTGAGGCTGTGACTTCAGATTCCTTCGTCAATGCCACTCATCTTAAAGAAATCAACCTCAACCACAACAAAATTAAATCTCAAAAGATTGATCATGGTGTGTTTGCTAAATTGTCGAATCTACTACAACTGCACCTACAGCATAACAATTTAGAAGAATTTCCGACTCTTCTTCCTAAGTCTTTGGAAAGGATTCTTCTTGGTTACAATGAGATCTCCAGAGTGCAGACAAATGCTGTGGATGCGCTAGTAAACTTGACCATGCTTGATCTCTGTTATAATCAAATTGATGATTCTACGTTACAAGGAAGAATCTTCGCCAAAATGGAAAACCTCATGCAGCTCAACCTATGTAATAACAGATTAGAATCGATGCCTCCTGGTTTGCCTTCTTCACTTATGTATCTGtctttagaaaataattcaatATCTTCTATACCAGAAAAGTACTTCAATGGACTTCCAAAACTTCATGCTCTAAGAATGTCACACAACAAACTACAAGACATCccatataatatttttaatctttccaaTCTTATAGAGCTCAATGTTGGACACAACAAGCTGAAGCAAGCATTCTATATTCCAAGAAATTTAGAACATCTGTatctagaaaataatgaaattgaaa atctCAATGTCACAGTGATGTGCCCAACTGTTGACCTGCTATATTACCACCATTTAACATACATTCGTGTGGACCAAAATAAGCTAAAAGAGCCAGTAAGCTCATacattttcctctgcttccctcaTTTACACAGTATTTATTATGGTGAACAGAGAAGCGCTGATGGTCAAACAATACAACTGAAGACCCAAGTTTACAGGAGatttccagatgattctgagaGTGAAGATCACGATGATCATCACGAAGGCCCAGGAGAAGAAGAGATAGAAGAAAACGTTGACCCTCACTATTATGGAAGTCAAGAATGGCAAGAAACTATATAG
- the ASPN gene encoding asporin — protein MKEYVLLVFLTLCSAKPSFHPSYVTLKNMMLKDMEDEGDADADNSLFPTREPINPFFPFDLFPTCPFGCQCYSRVVHCSDLGLSSVPNNIPFDTRMVDLQNNKIKEIKENDFKGLTSLYALILNNNKLTKIHPKAFLTTKKLRRLYLSHNQLSEIPLNLPKSLAELRIHDNKVKKIQKETFKGMNALHVLEMSANPLDNNGIEPGAFEGVTVFHIRIAEAKLTSIPKGLPSTLLELHLDYNKISTVELEDFKRYKDLQRLGLGNNRITDIENGSLANIPRVREIHLENNKLKKIPSGLQELKYLQIIFLHSNSITKVGVNDFCPTVPKMKKSLYSAISLFNNPVKYWEVQPATFRCVLGRMSVQLGNFRK, from the exons TGCTCCTAGTGTTCTTGACTTTGTGCTCTGCCAAACCCTCATTTCATCCTTCGTACGTGACACTGAAGAATATGATGCTAAAGGACATGGAAGACGAAGGTGATGCTGACGCGGACAACTCTCTTTTTCCAACAAGAGAGCCAATCAACCCCTTCTTCCCATTCGATCTGTTTCCAACGTGTCCGTTTGGATGCCAGTGCTACTCAAGAGTTGTGCACTGTTCTGATCTAG GTTTGTCCTCTGTCCCAAACAACATTCCATTTGATACTCGAATGGTTGAccttcaaaacaataaaattaaggaaatcaaagaaaatgactTTAAAGGACTCACCTCACTTTAT GCTTTGATTCTGAACAACAACAAGCTAACAAAGATTCACCCCAAAGCCTTTCTAACCACAAAAAAGCTGCGAAGGCTGTATCTGTCCCACAATCAACTGAGTGAAATACCGCTTAATCTTCCCAAGTCATTGGCAGAACTCAGAATTCATGACAATAAagttaagaaaatacaaaaggagACGTTCAAAGGAATGAATGCTTTACACGTTCTGG AAATGAGTGCAAACCCTCTTGATAACAATGGGATCGAACCAGGGGCATTTGAAGGGGTGACAGTGTTCCATATCAGAATTGCAGAAGCAAAACTGACCTCAATTCCTAAAG GCCTACCTTCAACATTACTGGAGCTACATTTagattataataaaatttcaacTGTGGAACTTGAGGATTTTAAACGATACAAAGATCTGCAAAG actGGGTCTAGGAAACAACAGAATCACAGATATCGAAAATGGAAGTCTTGCTAACATACCACGTGTGAGAGAAATACACTTGGAAAACAATAAgctaaaaaaaatcccttcaggATTACAGGAGTTGAAATACCTCCAG ATAATCTTCCTTCATTCCAATTCAATTACGAAAGTGGGAGTGAATGACTTCTGCCCGACAGTGCCAAAGATGAAGAAGTCTTTGTACAGCGCAATAAGTTTATTCAACAACCCGGTGAAGTACTGGGAAGTACAACCTGCAACGTTTCGTTGTGTTTTGGGCAGAATGAGTGTTCAGCTTGGGAACTTCAGAAAGTAA